tgaaaccttaactattttctcacATACTTTTCACACTAAATTTACTAATTGCTTTCTGAATTCTTGAATTGTTGTTTGATGCTTTTGAACCTAAAACACTATTTTCTGCTTGTCTGACTAAATGAatcactcaattattgttgcatGGTCCaacaatccttgtgggatcgactctCACTCaacaggtattacttggtacaaCCTAGTGCACTTGCCAGTTCAGTTGTGGTAATCGAAATTCCGCACGATTTACACgtaagtatttatttcatttgAATTTAGTATTTAATTGTGACTTATGTTTAAttacatttttaaatttgttaggATTAGTTCATATAAGGCATGCAGACTCAGACCCAGTAATCCAAATAAAAAAGGGAGAAAGGACAAGTAATGTGCAGGTGGATCTGGATGTCGTATGGCTTAAGACTCTGGACGAGCCATGTAATAACTGCATTTATGGACAAGGATCCTTCTTCGCTAGTACTCTTCACTCGAGTCTTTTGAGAAGGGCGTCTTCCATATCAACCACTAGCACTATTCCACCTTCCTAGGAGGCCGATTTGCATGACCAAATCCACATCCTAACCCAAAGCCTACAAGATTAGGGACAACATCTACAACGAGCTGAGGAGTGGATCGAAGACCTCCTTACTCGCCTCGCTGAATGGGACGTTGTGGAGGAGGAGAGACAGGCAATCATAGCTTATCGTGCTAATAGCTTGCGGGATATAGAGCAGATTTGCAAAATAAAGGAGGAAATGACAATCTAATACGATCAGGTTTGCGCTCGTAATAGCACTACTAGAGGGAATTCGTCATTTGCATCGGTATCGTTGATTTAGGAGGAGATGGACGGCCAAAAAGACGATGCAAATGATTTTGTAGACCTGTAGATAGGATTTATCTTTCCTTTCGTACATTTCATATATTTTGTACATATAGTTTGTattattgatattttaatttgttattataataaaaaaaattagcgtAAAGTACTATTTTAGTCCCTAACATTTGgactaaatcttaatattatcCCTAAGATTTCAAATGTCATATTTGTCTCAAAATTTCAAACGAATTTAACTCCCAcctttaaatttgatataaataattaatatttaaatctcaaatcttaacaatcaatcatgaatgctataaaatctaaaaaatcttttattttagtgatcattaaaaaattaatttcgcTTCTTGAAATGAACGTTATTGCCTCTTTAATATGTTAACTGTTCatgttaaatttaataatagGACAACATTAAAcccatttaaaaaattttaaaactaaaataaaacgtttgatatgttaaaaattaaattaagattTAATACAAACATTAGGGaccaaaataatactttactctaaaaaataattttaaaaaatctgcTTACAAGTTTTCGTATAGTTGCTGTCACATTATCAAAACTTTACTTTTCCAAGTTTCTCGTATTTTCTTGTTCTGTAaataaactttaaaataaaaaccacAAATTCCACTAATATTCATGGTCATCTATCTATCTCCCTCTTGCACAAAAGTAACAAAAGCTGCATACCAAGAATCTTTTTGACAATTTCATCAAAAGTATACTCCGGTACTTTTTTATGTACAACTTCATTGCACGCCCCATGGACTTTGCATCCCTAGAATCTTGCTAGACAAACTAGAAGCCTCCATTCCAACAATGAAAACAAATGTTAGTGCCACCTGCCCACCATGTTCTATTTGGCCAAGCACACCATTCTCGTCGAGTAATGTTCGTGTATGGTCCTTCTGTCGCACCTGCTTTTAGTATATGTTGAATATTTACAAGTCTCGGAGTATAATTGATGATTTCACAATGAAGTCTTCTCCACAACAGCCTTTAACTTCTCTACTACTTTCAAAAGTGAAGAATTTCCCTCACAAGCTTCAACTAAAATTTTTATCCTAAACTCTAATCCTGTGTAAGATCTCGGTGCCATCTTGTTATAGTGGATGAGGTTGAGCAACATTCCCTATAACATAAGTTCCATTAGTAAAAACCATAGATTTCCCTAAATTAACATCATATATATAAATGCAGACAATAATACCTAAGTATTTAAGGGgagggagaaaaaaaaaagaacaaaaaaaattctttttcattAATAGCTTTCAAATTCATGGTCACAAAATACTACTGTTTAGAACTTGGAAGAAGATGGAAAATCTCTGGCACTGAGGACTCTGAATAGATAGATCTGTCTAAGCAGCTATTCAATCAATGTAAAGCTATAAAAACTTGCTCACCTCGTGTCGCTGTTTCCCAGCATAATCTCGCAGGAGCGACCTAATAACTCTGTTCCGCAACAACAATTTATCTGTGAGACAAGGATTAAATATGAAGGAGGAAAGATGATGGACAACCAGAGTATACGCAATTGATCCTCGAATTGCAGCCCTGTCAAGAGCATCAGAAGCCCATGACTTGGTATAAGCTTCCAAAATCCCTTCATTATCCTGCAGAGAGACAGGGAACCCATCAATATCGATTTAAATACGATGTATTTCGAGTTGTGTAGTATGCATTAAAACTGTAATAGAATGCACCTCTCAACACATAATAGGTGGTAAAAGGCATGGACAGCAAATATTAAATTCCGGGTTTGCTGCTTGTTGAAATATAATAGGAGATATTAATGTTAGTTAGTAGTTAGTAGTTTACATAGTGTATTTATGAAGAGTTCTCCACATTTATTACTCTCTACTCTGTATATGTTAGATTGTTAGTCTTCTCTCATGTAACAATACAATCAGCATACAGTCTATACACATCACATATGAGTAATATATTCTTTTTCTCATTTGTTAAGTTAATATTTActctatttttttcatattcaaTCATGGATTTTAACATAGTATTAGAGTCATGGTATATTGGTATCCTCCTTGAGTTCCCTGAAATTCTGCCGCTGTCACAAACTATGTTGAAAGTAATCTTTCTATTCTTGGTTGAAATCAAAATTACTTCCATTTCACATTTTTCCGAACCAAGAAACTCTTGTTTAAGTTGTTTCAGCTACTTCTGCTGTTGTGCATCCAGCAGCACAATCTGCTCCTTTTAATTTAAGGATGTTCTTTATTGTAAAGTTCCAGCCAACCGGGTGCCTTTCTAGTTACCAGAACGTCCTCTGCTGTGTTGTTCTTTCCAACAAAAACCACCTTCTGACCCCTTTCAGAACTGTTCCAGCACTCCCCTGCCGTCCACCGTCCAATCTGACAAATGATCACACTGTCGGACTCATCGCTGCTCAGCCCAGCCAACAGTGATGCTGACTGAGGCTTCACACACATCCACGCACTGTTTTCTCCCTCATACGGTTCAGTTACCGCCGCTACTTTAGCCAGCGCGTGTTGGCATCTTGGCTGTCGATTTCCGCCGCTAATCTGTTGAGGACTTGGTAGTATGGGGTGCCCAAATATGTTAAGGAGAGTGGTTATTCCCTCTTAATAGTTAGTTTTTAAGGTGTAATTTCCCACTTTTCTTAGGTACTTAACAATGGTATCAAAGACTTGGTTGTCGGCGCCATCGAAAACGATGCTTATGGGCTAGATTAAGGTGAATACTGAATATTGACAGTTGGTGGTAGGCTACCACTAGCTCAATGTCGATAGAGTAAAGCCACCATCACTGTGGACGTCGGATCTCCAGGGTCAGTGTATTGTTGGGGACTAGGTATTATGGGGTGCCCAAAGTTCCACATTGAGTATGGGATACCTGATATTGTATATAAGGAAAGTGGTTCTTCCCTGCCTTAATAACCAGCTATAAGGTGTGGTTTCCCACTTCCCTTACATACTTAACATTATCAAAGCCTCGCTGTCCTCTTTCAGGGTCTGGTCATGTTTTTTCTTATCCGACCATTTTTCTCTTTTGCATTTCTGCATTTCCCTTTTTGCCCCCGTCACTGCTGCACTGTTCATCTGCAGCGTCTGCCACCACCTCCGGTCGGTACTACCTCAGTGCTGACATCTCTGTGCTTTCTGGATATGTGCTTATCTCCTTTATCTAGCCACTAGTCCACTACAGCATATCATCAAATTCATTGATTTTATCCCTTGATTTCTTGCATGTTTGACATCCGTCCTGTCTGTGTAACCTCTTCCATCATCTCCCTATTCTTACTCTTGGCATAGAGTGATTGATTGGGTTATCTTTTCCTTCCAACCTCCCACTGAATGATACCAATGatcttatttttcattcacccaGTCTGTCAATCATGCTAGTTATAGCCTCTTTGAAAGACCATGACACTTGAACCAAGTCACCTTTCCCAGGTTACCTACTGGCCCCGGCAAGTTCCCGGTAGTCCCATCTAGGTTCAGCAAGTCCCTGACAGCCCCAGCTGCCCCCCAACACATCTCCAGAAGTCCCCAATGGGCCTGGCACATCTTCGGCAATTCCAGCTGGCCCTTCTTTCGTCTTCAACAGTttactctttattttattttcaaggGTATTATTGTAACAAGCTTAACAGCTTAGTAAGCTTTAGCTTGAAGGGGAATATTAGAGAGATTATCCTTTCATATCTCACCAGATCAAATAATATCATTTATATGTTACTTATGTTCCAAGCTTGAGGGGGAATATTAGAGAGATTATCCTTTCATATCTCACCAGATTAAATAATATCCCTTATATGTTACTTATGTTCCAAGCTTGATGTATATTATCTATATGCACAAGCTTGAGGGAGAGTGTTGAAACATGAGAGATACTAATGTTAAATAGTAGTAAGTAGTTTACACAGTGCATTTATGGAGAATAGTAGAGTAGGTGCTCCACATTTTTTACtcttctttctatatatattagTCATCTCTCATGTAACAATACAATCAGCATACAATCTACACAAATCACATAATATACTCTCTTCTCACATTTGCTGAGTTACTATTCACTCTATTATTTTCATAGAAAATCATGGATTTTAACACTACTGTTAATAAAAGGACAAGAAAACAAGCCGTAGTTTCAAATTTACTAAAGTAGTTTAAAGCTTTCTAATCAAGTAAGAAACAATCTACTAAAGTTTATAGCTTCAAAAAAAGTCACAGTAAAGATATGTGCATGTTTGATGCAAAGTTAAAACCAATAAACATGTCAATTACGTGTCATGGTAATGCATCATGAccagaaaaacaataaattatgtcatgaacaatctttcccaaATGCTTAAACTAGGTGGGGTAGGGCTTAGTTTAATATCTAACACAATCCATCTTCTCTTaacattttaattttcattggtTTTGTAgactagaaaaaaaaattactgcTATGAATTTTTTCACTATATTGGGTGAAATTTGGAATTGAATCCAATATAGAGCTTTTCATATACCTAGTCCGAGCTGATAACTCTACTCATCAAATGGCACATCTCCTAACGGGTaaacaaaaaacagaaaataaacacGAATGTAACTGTACCTCTAAAACTTAAGAAAATGTTTCTAAGTTACTTTGACTAATTTATGCTTTgatgcaaaagaaaaaagattacACTGCCAATGATGTCGTGTTTATAGTTTGTGTGTTTGTTTCAAGGAAATATATTATTCTCATGtttgtttgaaaatttaaaCTCTAGTTTCTAAGAATAATTTATTCCAATAGTAATTTAGTCCcacaaatatgaaaattttattCCATCTCAAAAGATGGGTATTTCATATTTGATATTCCTATGTTAAgggaataaaaataaacatttaTAACTTCAATTTAAAATGAAGAGAAAGTAAAAAAGCATAGGAACAATGCTATGCATCTAATATATCACATTAGAACAGTAGATAATGATAAGTTTTACCTCAATCGGTTCAAGGTATCCTTCAGACCCAGAAAAGCACTTCTCCAGTGGTGGTAAAAGCTCAAGAACACGAGCATTAGATAGTGCACTCCAGGCAGCAAGTCGAATCGAAGGTTCAACACAACGATGAAGATAGAGAGAAACTTGCCGGCTGAAAATCAGATCACCATAAGATATAGCTGAAAACTGCTCTACAAGTTCTTCAATAAATACCGAGTAACTTTCATGAATCTCGGATTGGAATTTCAGAAACTCAAGATGGTTTTTATCATCTGAGATAGTTTCTTCATTTTTGTTTAACCTTGCCTTATCAAGAAGCATGCCATAAAGATCCTGTAAAGCTTCAAAAGTTTCCCTGCTCTGCTCTTGTTCAAGTATTTCCATTCCAACAAGGAAATTGACAGATAAGGAATGTAACTTCCACGTCAATGATACATGCTGAATAGGAGAAGGAATGTCATGACCTTGGAAATTGGACATTGCTTCAATgccaaaaataaagaaaagtccAGACCTGGCAACTTCGAGCAAATTAGACAGACCATGTATGCTATCCGAGCCATCAACTTTTTGGGGACCAGATTGCTTGCTACGGGAAATCGTGGAGATTGGACTAAGGTAAAAGTGGAGTGGAAGTGGTAGTTTCTGGTGAGCCCATTCTACCATTAAAGAATTACACGACGGGCTCGTACCGAGTGACATGTCAGAGTCCTCAAATATAGTGTCCAACCGAGCACTACCCTTCAGAGAACTCTTAGTGCTGGAGGAACCACTGCCATTTATAGACTTGGACTTCACCTTTTCAGATAACCATCTGCTCCTGAAATGAGACGATAAGATTCTACTGAAGTGCATGTAATCTTCCTCTTCATGTTTCCACCCAAAGGTTTTACCCCTCGTGTCAAGGAGAAAGTTCTGTGTGCAATGATCAAGGTATTTCAATGCAGAAACATCAAATAAGAGATCCAATGCCTTATTTACAACACACTTCTCCCTTGGTCCAGCAGTTAAACACAATCGCAACAGAGTGTTAATCTTTTGAATGGACAATGTCTTTTCTTCAATTACAGATACATCTTTAGATGCATTTTGAAGAGTCTGCAGCAAACAGATTAGAAATCTAGCATCTAGTTGCATTAATAAAACTGATTTTGACCAAAACCCTCCATGAGGGGCACCCCAGCCAATGCCCACTCCTGGAGCTGGTCCCCCTCTTCCAAATATCTCAATCGCCTGCATGTAGCACCACCCAGAATCAACCGAACTTGTCAAAACACTAAGCACAGACCTTAATTCAACCCAACACGATCTAAGTATGCCATCCTCAAGCACTTTCCCTTCTTTTGAGAGATTTTGTACTTGGCTTGGGAGAGTAGAAGTAACACTCTTGGCAGACTGTATTAGTTTATCAATAGCAGCAATAACATTGACCATTCCATTCAGACAACAGGTGGAAGCTAAAGACATTTCAACACCACCCTTCAGTCTCAAATTAACTAGTTCCTTCATAAAAGATTCACCGGAGTTGGGAAGACCGTATTCTGTCCCAAAGTAACCTGAAAAGCCCGAAAGCCAATATATAATCAACTCAAGTCCAATCTTCGGGACAAAGTCTGGAAGCCACGGTACATGCCTCTCAGTTTTCTGTGGGCTAATAGTATCACCCATTGTCACCTTTTCAAGCACTCTGAAGAGCATGTGAGTCACAGCAGCATACACAAACAACAAGGATGTCACAGACAATCCAAGGGAAGTCACGTCAAATCTCCCTTCATTCTGTCTTTTAAACAAATTACATACCTCTGGGTCACTTCTGGTTGCAATCCACTTCACTGCTAAGTCAACCATTGGACCAACATACCTCCAAGACCACACCTCCGTGTTACCAGCAGACTCAGGAATCTGATTGTTTTGGGACTGCTGTGAAAATAAATTTGGAAGTCTTCCAGCTAAAGACTCTAGAACAAGGTATGCCTCCCTTGAGATGGAAGCATATTCATACAGAACATCTTCATCAACAAGTTTTTCGAAGGAAGGTGGATTTAACCAAAAACATAGGGCAGGGAACATTTCTGAGAAGTAAGATACATAATATCCATATCGAATGCAGACCTTCCAGAAACGTAATTGTTCAACAATCAAGGCTGACCCAAGTTTGCATTTTTCCTTCCCCATATTCAGCCAGTGGTCAATGGAGGAAGGATTTTGGTATAAATTCCATGTCAGAGTCTGAAAATACCCATTCCTTATAAACTCTACACAAGTTGTCTGATCCAACCAAGCTAAGACCTTCAACCAATTTGAAATGAAACATTAGTAATGATTCTCTTACGGTAACTGCATAAAATATTGAAGATATATAACACGTAAGGGAGGATTATAACCTTCATTAGGTTTACAGATTTTATCATAGACCACCGGATTTCTAAATTGTTCACAGTAAATCGTTTCACAATTGTCTGAATAAGCCTTTCACAGTTCAAGACTGCATTAGCACATGATGGTGAATGTCTCACTATGGCAATCAGTATAGAAATAATGCATTCTTCCAAAGTTGTTGTAGGATCTGTCTGCAACCAGtatcaaatatttaaatataatatggAGGTTCATATAAGAGGAGGAGAAATTTATAGATCGAATGACATTAACTGCTTCATCatgattaattattttaccTCTAAAAGATAACGAAGTCTGGGAAGGATTCCCATGCGTACTAGACCTGCAGTAAAATCTTGTCCAGCAACCACAACATCATCCTGAATCGTATGTTTTCCTTCGGACTCATCATCCATGTGATCCTCACTGATAGGAAGAATGTTTGAGGGTTTTGTACTGTACTTCCAAAAACCCCCGTGAAGAAATCCAAGATCAATATCTGGTCTGTTCCTAAAAACTGGAGCAGTGCAGATATCCTTGTCACAGATTGCAATCTTCAGaaagttaaaaaaaagatatatcaGTTTACTCAAATTTGAAACACAAATATTACTAACTATacaattaaagaaaataaatatagttGAGAATTGATACCTCTGATATATTGAAGTAGTTGTCATTCACATCACAACTCAACACACTTTGAATAACCTTCACACAAGCCAGAACTACAGAATTGTGGTTATCATCAAGGCACAtcctaaaagaaaacaaagggtACTACCATCAAATGGGTCCCAAACAAGGAGTAAAGAACCATACGTGACTACAACTTGAAAGAATTGAAGTAGCTATTACTTAAGCGAGTTAAATACAAAACCTACGTGTAGCAGGTTATAATACAATCCATAGGCAAAATATAAACAAGAATGAGAAGATGAATAGTCCCATTTGGGAGAAGATCACTTTGTATAATAAACGAATAAGAGAACAACAGGTGTGCAAGTTAACTAAGCACTCTATATT
The genomic region above belongs to Arachis stenosperma cultivar V10309 chromosome 5, arast.V10309.gnm1.PFL2, whole genome shotgun sequence and contains:
- the LOC130980073 gene encoding transcriptional elongation regulator MINIYO, with translation MEKKKQQQQQQNEKKGEPKKVKVLNTSSFQINEEDASRLVGSIIEKGISDSHGNNIITTPPSFFPKPAGLPFPVARHRSHGPYWHPLSNKGGARGNDDDDSDNDVEDKEDKGFKEFEKVSAFANPVQKRKKKDLDFKKWKEITQDNYCSLGKESDDMINTGKKKNEKGSKNADMKTSPTDGVALASMEVDTKPQLNNYDRGFLNSASAMEIDTSNKADPQEKHKYATIYDSNEVDELMPERDQISNDEKPDHSFGSLDVLRGEKNNLTSNMVSSSGSSTFRRKQGSMALEDEIDAENRARIMQMSPEEIAEAQAEIMEKINPSLLKVLQKRGQEKVKEQDSLTSEVGNGNASMNQDVHSNQDAKRLHTEDNISHMLMTPPSENKLDDEKIREITMTTASGSSWNAWSNRVEAVRELRFSLAGDPVHSDWASPYDNVSERDYLRTEGDPGAAGYTIKEAVALTRSVVPGQRSLALHLLSSVLDKALQYICKDRTVQISKSEDEVDKSVDWEAVWAFALGPEPELVLALRMCLDDNHNSVVLACVKVIQSVLSCDVNDNYFNISEIAICDKDICTAPVFRNRPDIDLGFLHGGFWKYSTKPSNILPISEDHMDDESEGKHTIQDDVVVAGQDFTAGLVRMGILPRLRYLLETDPTTTLEECIISILIAIVRHSPSCANAVLNCERLIQTIVKRFTVNNLEIRWSMIKSVNLMKVLAWLDQTTCVEFIRNGYFQTLTWNLYQNPSSIDHWLNMGKEKCKLGSALIVEQLRFWKVCIRYGYYVSYFSEMFPALCFWLNPPSFEKLVDEDVLYEYASISREAYLVLESLAGRLPNLFSQQSQNNQIPESAGNTEVWSWRYVGPMVDLAVKWIATRSDPEVCNLFKRQNEGRFDVTSLGLSVTSLLFVYAAVTHMLFRVLEKVTMGDTISPQKTERHVPWLPDFVPKIGLELIIYWLSGFSGYFGTEYGLPNSGESFMKELVNLRLKGGVEMSLASTCCLNGMVNVIAAIDKLIQSAKSVTSTLPSQVQNLSKEGKVLEDGILRSCWVELRSVLSVLTSSVDSGWCYMQAIEIFGRGGPAPGVGIGWGAPHGGFWSKSVLLMQLDARFLICLLQTLQNASKDVSVIEEKTLSIQKINTLLRLCLTAGPREKCVVNKALDLLFDVSALKYLDHCTQNFLLDTRGKTFGWKHEEEDYMHFSRILSSHFRSRWLSEKVKSKSINGSGSSSTKSSLKGSARLDTIFEDSDMSLGTSPSCNSLMVEWAHQKLPLPLHFYLSPISTISRSKQSGPQKVDGSDSIHGLSNLLEVARSGLFFIFGIEAMSNFQGHDIPSPIQHVSLTWKLHSLSVNFLVGMEILEQEQSRETFEALQDLYGMLLDKARLNKNEETISDDKNHLEFLKFQSEIHESYSVFIEELVEQFSAISYGDLIFSRQVSLYLHRCVEPSIRLAAWSALSNARVLELLPPLEKCFSGSEGYLEPIEDNEGILEAYTKSWASDALDRAAIRGSIAYTLVVHHLSSFIFNPCLTDKLLLRNRVIRSLLRDYAGKQRHEGMLLNLIHYNKMAPRSYTGLEFRIKILVEACEGNSSLLKVVEKLKAVVEKTSL